DNA sequence from the Rubripirellula tenax genome:
CTACGACGAGTTCGTCGGGCGGACCGAAGCGTGTGAGTTCGTGGAAGTTCGATCCCGTGTATCCGGTTTTTTGCGGTCGGTCGAATTCGAAGATGGCGCGTTCGTGCAAGAAGGTCAATTGCTCGCCACCGTTGAACCCGATCAGTATCAAGCGATTCATGACCAGTCCTTGGCAATGGTGGAATTGCAAAAAACAAAAGTTGAATTGGCGGCAAGCGTTTTGGCGCGATCGAAAAAGTTGAAAGAAGGTTCCGCAATCTCGCAAGAACAGCTTGAGGAAGATGCCGCATCATTGAAGGCAGCCGAGGCTCAGATTACGGTCGCGATGGCCGACGCCGCCAGAACGGCATTGGACTTGAAGTACACCGCAGTGAAGGCGCCGATCGCGGGCCGCGTGGACCGGGCGCTGGTGACGGCTGGCAATGTGGTCACGGGAGGCTTGGGTAGCGGTACGTTGTTGACCACAATTGTCAATGATTCACCGACTTACGCCTACTTTGATGTCGACGAAGCGAGCATCTTGCGCTACATCCGGCAGAGCAAAAGCCAGTCAGCCGAGGGCGACCGCAAGACGACGGTATTGCGTGACTTGAACATTCCCGTGGAACTTCAACTCAAGGACGAGTCGGGGTTTCCTCACAAGGGCACACTCGACTTTCTTGAGAATCGAATCGACGACCGAACGGGCACGATTCGATTGCGAGGCGTTTTCGAAAACGACGACAACCTGCTGCGTGGCGGGCTGTTTGTTCGCGTCCGAATACCAACCAGCGAACCGTATGAAGCGGTGATGATTCCCGAGGCCGCGATCGGAACCGACCAAACCTACAAGTTCGCTTTCGTCGTCGGTGACGACAACGTGGCCCAGCGACGCGCCGTCACGTTGGGGCCCTTGGTGGCCCAGCCCGAAGGTGGTTCGATGCGCGTGATCAAGGACGGAATCCGACCGGGCGAAAACGTGGTCGTTCAAGGCGTCCAGCGAGTCCAACCGGGAATCAAGGTGGATCCACAAACGCAGGTCAAACCAACCATCGAACCAGAAGAAGTGCCTGTCGCAGCGGGAGAGGTTGAATGATCCCGCATTTTTTCATTGATCGTCCGATATTTGCCAGCGTCATCTCGGTACTGATCACGATGATCGGCGGGCTGTTCGTTTTTCAGTTGCCGATCGCGCAATATCCAGAGATCGCGCCGCCGACGGTTTCAGTATCGTGCTTCTATCCGGGTGCCGGCAGTCGCGTCGTCGCGGAAACGGTTGCCGCGCCGATCGAACAACAGGTCACCGGCGTCGAAAACATGCTGTACATGTCCAGCAGTTCGACCAACGACGGTGGGTATGTTTTGACGGTCACGTTTGA
Encoded proteins:
- a CDS encoding efflux RND transporter periplasmic adaptor subunit; translation: MTGLMLTLILGCGENRSSVAVAKKPPKVIVAPASAIPMTDYDEFVGRTEACEFVEVRSRVSGFLRSVEFEDGAFVQEGQLLATVEPDQYQAIHDQSLAMVELQKTKVELAASVLARSKKLKEGSAISQEQLEEDAASLKAAEAQITVAMADAARTALDLKYTAVKAPIAGRVDRALVTAGNVVTGGLGSGTLLTTIVNDSPTYAYFDVDEASILRYIRQSKSQSAEGDRKTTVLRDLNIPVELQLKDESGFPHKGTLDFLENRIDDRTGTIRLRGVFENDDNLLRGGLFVRVRIPTSEPYEAVMIPEAAIGTDQTYKFAFVVGDDNVAQRRAVTLGPLVAQPEGGSMRVIKDGIRPGENVVVQGVQRVQPGIKVDPQTQVKPTIEPEEVPVAAGEVE